One window of the Cryptomeria japonica chromosome 7, Sugi_1.0, whole genome shotgun sequence genome contains the following:
- the LOC131033990 gene encoding protein COP1 SUPPRESSOR 2 yields MVERKHFRKKRAISEDDDDNEEDEDHRRLALEEMKLLQKQRERKSGLVAGEFIEAVISKMGENANNNNKTEGEGEKEELVLQDTFAQETAVTVEDPNMLKYVEQELAKKRGKQIAGKNAEEEVKPPEDDLYVVPDHLKVRRRNSEESSTQWTTGIAEIQLPIEYKLRNIEETEAAKKQLQDKRPFVGRGRPQSSIPSSYSADYFQRGREYAEKLRRDHPELYKDRDAQNSARISGETAQEGNMGVRRQAATDEIMLERFRKRERSRLMRR; encoded by the exons ATTGGCCTTGGAGGAGATGAAGCTGTTGCAGAAGCAGCGGGAGAGAAAATCTGGCCTTGTTGCTGGTGAATTCATTGAAGCTGTGATTTCAAAGATGGGCGAGAATGCTAATAATAACAATAAGACTGAGGGTGAAGGGGAAAAGGAGGAGCTTGTTCTTCAAGATACCTTTGCTCAGGAAACTGCTGTCACAGTGGAGGACCCTAATAT GCTTAAGTATGTGGAGCAGGAGCTTGCAAAGAAACGGGGTAAGCAAATTGCTGGCAAAAATGCCGAGGAGGAGGTCAAACCCCCAGAGGATGATTTGTATGTTGTGCCTGACCATCTTAAG GTGAGGAGGAGAAATTCGGAAGAAAGCTCTACACAATGGACGACAGGGATTGCGGAGATTCAGCTTCCTATTGA GTATAAACTAAGGAACATAGAAGAAACGGAAGCTGCAAAGAAACAGTTACAAGACAAAAGGCCATTTGTTGGTCGTGGAAG GCCTCAATCAAGTATTCCTTCCAGTTACAGTGCTGATTACTTTCAACGTGGCCGTGAATATGCGGAAAAACTCCGAAGAG ATCATCCAGAACTTTACAAGGATAGGGATGCTCAAAATAGTGCTCGCATATCAGGTGAGACTGCTCAAGAAGGAAACATGGGAGTTAGAAGGCAGGCTGCAACTGATGAGATCATGCTAGAGCGTTTTCGGAAAAGAGAGCGTAGCCGTCTCATGCGACGTTGA